In Puntigrus tetrazona isolate hp1 chromosome 15, ASM1883169v1, whole genome shotgun sequence, the DNA window TGCAATATTATAGGGAGGGTGATACTTTTATAGCCATGTTGTTCTGAACTTTGGAAGGATTGCACTATTCGATTACTGGCGCATGGATGTTTACGCTGAGGGTCTGGCCCCATGGAAGTCTTTTTCCTCTGTTCTTCAACATTAGCCTGAGTCCAATATCTTTTAGATTCATCAaaatctctctctatctgtgttCCAACCCGGACTAACTCTCCAACGTCTTTGATGGTTCCACGTAACAAACTTGCTAGTCGTGGATTGCAATTTCTCAAGATCGCCTGAACCACATCTCTTTCAGACATTTCTTTTCTCCTCCTCAAACATAATGCTCGGTAGTGGAAAGCAAAATCCCTGATACTTTCTTTAGCACCCCGTTTCCTCTCCAGCAATTTCCTTGCTGCCACATCCTCATAATCCTCACTTAAAAATGAGTGcaaaaaactccttttaaattgTCTCCAGTTCTGCACATTTCGTCGCTCCGCCATCCACCAATCCTTGGCAGTATCCTTAAGGCCACCTGAAAGTGAACTGGATAAATCGGTGTTGACGTAGATGGCATCAATACCTGAAATTTGTGATCCAACTGATGATCCCTTCTTTTCAAACAATCCACGACAGATTGGCCTAGCTCCTGAATTTTCAATTCTAGTTGTCTCTTCACTTTCTCACACTCTAGCTGAATTCTATATGACATTCTTTCTTCTATCTTTTTGCACCGACTTTCAAACTCATCAAAGGAGACACTGGTATTCACCCTTTGGCTAACATCTGCTAGTTGGTTTTCAATAGCAGCGAACTGATCTGTCAGTCGTTCTATCATCGATGGGCTTGAAGTGGTTGTGGTCATGGTTGGACTCCTGATAGATCTCTAGTTTGTGGTGGAGGCGGTGGGAAAGGTGTAAATTGGGTCTCCTCCAGTATACCAAGAACATCATCTCTAATGCCTTCACTCTCTCCATCTGAATCAATGTATAACTCACTAAAAGTGTTGATTAAATCTTTTAAGGGTTTTCTTGGTGTAGTAAACGGTTCAGATGCAAAATCTGCATCGGGCACAGCCTCATCCTCACTCTGACCATCCCTACTGTTTGACACAATGTTAATTTAAGGTAACAAATATATAGGCTTTTCaggtccctgttcgggcgccaAAAAATGTAACCGCTCTTCTCTATATTAAGAAACTGCCtgctataattatattatttttattaaggacCCATCAGCCATTTTGTGAATCGCACCTTAAATAAGTACAAACTTCCATAGGTGAACCATAGCTACAAAAGAAACCATAACATCATAAGAATACCCAAGATCGTGTAATTTTTTAACATACCATAATCAAACACTacacaaatgattaaatttgcACATAGACCAACAGGATTCAAGgtattttcataaatgtctcTGATACTTATCAAAGCAGAAGCTGTAGTTGATAATGACGATGATGATAACGTCCAAAAGTTCACAGCTTAGTAACCATCAGGTTTGAGTCCAACCTCCAGACGTTAAAAGTTCATCAAGTGTGTCCATCAAGTTCAGATACCGCTGTGAAACCACCCTTCAAAGGTCCTTGGTGATAGGGCTTCAAATGTTAAAGCTTCTCAAACAGAACTctttaccacaaaaaaacatacatggGGAGCAGACCATGCTTCTTCCAAACAATCTCTTCCTCTACTGCTGCACAATTAGAGATTTTATGCCCCCTAGAGCCCCTAGAGGAGGGTAGTATAACTACAACAACTCCAAATATATAGTGACAGAACTATGGGCTGTTACAATATAtacgcatatatatacacatacacacacacacacacacatacacataatttatatatatatatatatatatatatatatatatatatatatatatatatatatatatatatacatacatacacacatatacatatacacacatatacatatacacacatatacacacacacacgtaataaacagtacacacacatatgttacGCAAACAAAAACGTTAATTCTTGATGTgaataatcgtttgacagcactgttttttttcGCTGTTTTCGTGAATCTGAGATCCATTCGTTTTCGAAATGCGAACGAAAgagtttttctttataaatcgTCGTCATGAAAACGCAATCTCGACTCGAGGGTAAAATCTCCCCGcacgttgttgttttttttttgctttgctaaaTTTGGCCGAAATGGTGTAGCCTTACCTGAAACGTACGTAGCTTTTAAACGTTTTGAATCGGACGGCGTCTGTTTGGTGCGACCAGCATGAGATGCAAATGCTGCTTGGTTTCGGCTTCCCTTTCTTTCGTTCTCTCGAACATCTATGCTGCTTTAACGGCTAAAAAGGTCATTTAAATAGGTTCAGGCCGCCAGAAAGGGACCTTTTTTCATTGATTCACTTGATTTCCCGTCTCCGGCTCCTACCTGATGTCTGTGGATGGAGAAGTAGTCGTGTGAGCCGGCCTCGGCGTGCGGGTTGCTCATGAGGCAGTGGTTTCTCAAGCAGGTCACCCACTCGGCAGAAGCGTCCCGTCTCCGCTGCAGACGCACCGTCAGATACGCCGTGTAGTAGTTCTTGAAGGAGATCTCCTGAATCTAAACACAGACACGAGCCGGGTGCGGGGCCGTCAATGAACGGGTAAGCGTGACCTTCGTGAGGTGATGCGAGATACTCACGTCCAGCGGCTCGGCGAGGGAGATGTCTGTTATGTAGACGCCGGGCCGAGATGTGTCTGAGACAGCGTCTCCTATCTGCAGCGGCACGGCCGACTTCACGGTGCAGCTCGCCGCTTTCATCACTGACCCGGGGACAACACATAGGACTGATCGAGCAAGTTCAGTTCTTCAGTAtagatatttcacaataaaataaaaaaattatatatatatatatatatatacacacacacacacacatatatataccgtatatatatattatatcaattTTTATTGTGctattagttttaataatttacatttgttttacaattatatttgttgtataataaaagaagcaaaaacagtaatacatcGAGGTACATAACCCCAAACTTTATTATTAAGAGCAATTAATAGCACAAGTAgccctatttaaaaaaaaaaaaaattaaataaaaaataaaaattatatatatatatatatatatatatatatatatatatatatatatatatatatatatatatatatatataaggctaCTTGTGCTGTTATTACttgtgcttttaatatttagattggttttacaattatatttattgtaactGCTAGTTTAATAGAAGCAAAacaatactactaataataataatattaacaacaacaacaacaataataataaaacagtcatttgaaaatactatttaaaaaaatatataattcatataattcataaaaccacacaaaaatgaatgttaattaCGTTGCTACCAAATTAGCTCATTATTAATgttatcaatatatatttatagctaGTATACAATGagtgtaaatattttgtcttaTAAATctctcaaaaaatatattttattctttataaacACCATCATCATAATGTtcatcattataatatattatatttaaatcctGGATGGCAGTAAACAAATCGGATCAAAGCatttggaacaaaacaaaaaaagtgcgATTAATTGCAGGTGtaatgccaaaaataaatacaaattgatGAGAATAGCGCGTGTGTGTTAGTGTTTCTTACTGTGTTCATCAGTCTGACCCGCTCTCTGCACTGAAAGGGTCTAGTGTTAAACAGCCCAGTCCTCTCAGTCCTCTCAGTCCTAGTCCTAGTCCTCTCAGTCCTCTCAGTGCTCAGTGATGGAGGCGGAAGCAGCTTTGTGACGCTTCAAGGTTTCATGTGTTGATAGTCGCAGCTCCGCGTGACGCTTCCGGTCAGGTGTGTGACGCGTCTGCCTTAAAGGGCCAGCGGCATGAAAGTAAACGATCAATGCCTTAGGTATCTTCACACAACAAccggaataataataaataaataaataaataaataaaatatatatatatatatatatatatatatatatatatatatatatatgcctctATTTTACTCTGCAgaacacaatataaatataaacacaatataaattattttaaacaaagctacaacaatataatacaatacaataatacaatacaaatcaacagtttatttaaattgatttgagaatataaattactaaaataaaaaaaatatatatatatatatatatatatatatatatatatatatatatatatatatatatatatataatgtgtgtatatatataatgtatatatatatatatatatatatatatatatatatatatatatatatatatatatatgtgtgtgtatatgtgtgtgtgtgtgtgtatttgtatgtgtgtgtgtgtgtgtgtatatgtgtgtgtgtgtgtgtatatatataccgATATGTAATACTGATAATATcctataataacattaaatatattttatcatgtgtaaatgctgaaatgaatgtgaaggagtctaataaatgtttctaatctgtggataataaaagaaaaggtCCGAGCTCAGCTCGTCCGTGGCCCGTGTGAGAGGGAGGTTATCTGTGTCTCCGGCAGAGGGCAGGAACGCTCTTCTGTTTTCTCCTACAGTATGGACTGAATCCTCATGGATTGGCTTTATCtcttatataaaacacatttctgttcCACCAACGTGTCTATTGTGCGCCACGCATGACATAACATGCTCTTTCTGTCAAAGTCACGAAAATTAAGGATGCGTAATTATTCATGAGATTCATGAAAGCCTTGTTGATTTAATGCACTGGGCCCAGGGAGAAGGAAACGAGACGCTGTTTGTCAACTGAACACTTTGTTTCATTGCtgttatttacaatatattgcAGCGTCACTTATTatgttttagcatttaaatgccTTTTCAATATTCTTCATGCGGCTTCACttcaatttacaaaatgtaaattgaaagctttatattattattattattattcttaccactattattattacaattattaataaagagctgccagtgtttattattattattattagtagtagtagtagaagtagtattaataataataataattataattataattaataataataataaagagctgactatgtttaatattaacgataataataataataattattattataattaataataaagagcTGTCTATGTTTagtaatgatgataataatagtaattattattaataataacaataataaagagATGACTgtttaatgatgatgatgatattattattattattattattattattattattattattattaaagagcTGACTATGTTTAATAatgatgattataataataataattaataataataataataataataataataataataataataattattattattattattattattattattattattattattattattattattaataataataacaataaagagctatgtttaataatgataataataataatcataataataataaagagctgccaatatttattaaaataaaaaaaaaacaataattagcTTCTTCACTGTAGAGAAATGAGTAGCACTAAAAACCTTGCTCTTCTCAGGTTCTCTACAGGAAACGGAAGGCAGAGTATTTTCCCAGCTGGTCCAGGGCCGGTCTGCCGGAGCAGCTAGTGGTTTATTTTATCGCGTTTCCCTGTCTGTTCCTCTCAACCGGAGGTTTTTCTCGGTCCAGCGCTCAGACAAAGCCAGAGAACCGAACACCTCCTCAGAGACGGCTTTCTGGCTGAAGAGCAACGAGGAGCTCCTTCAAGGACAGCCCGAGGAAGGGAAGGATTTATCGTCAAACACGCCGGATTTCAAACACACTTTCTGCCTCCGAGCAGCCTTTAGATAGACGTGTTTTCATTTCTCTGAGTTTTAAAAACAACGGTatggtaataatattatacatacgTATTTCTGTCACCGTTTCTTCAAGTCGAGCTGAACTTTTATTATGGCGGGGCGTGGCGAAGACTTAGACCCCGCCCCTTTCCGCGAGCCTGCTCTCCTCTGATTGGCCAAAATTCTCTATTTTGTGCCTCGACGAGAAATATAAGCGTCCGTCGAGGTCTGGTTGTGCAACGTATAATAAAACGCAATTAAATATGAAGTTTAACCCTTAAATGCATGAGTGTTATCACATATCCAGGTCTTTTCAGAGTTGGATCTTGATATTTTAAGGGCGCAGATGTGTTTTGAGAATAGTATTTCAACTTAAACGTTCGCTATCTGTACAAACATGCTACATTTTTTCCGGAGCTGTGCAAATGTTTCCACTGGAAATATACAAACACGAGAAAGAGTTTAGCGTGCGTCTGGTTTCCGGCCCCATTTTAAGGGAGCCTCTGCTTTATGAATAatagatgcttttttttgtgtagcATGCTTCCAGTATGTAGGTCATTTAGGACTTTGTGTCTCAAAGTGCCTGCTGAAACGTTACAGGCCCACCGCCTCGAGCTCGAATGCCACTTCCGCCTCAGCGTTCGCCTTGGAGTTTCCGCTTTACCGAGGAAACGTTTTTTATCGGGGCGATATTGGAAAAGGAGACGGCTAATGCCCGCTTATCGAGAGATCCATTAACTGTATCGCTGTAAAATACGGAAAAACTACAATGTGCTGAAACAAGTTAgttttttcatcagttttggagaaatgtagcgtcgcatcactcgctcaccaatggatgtgaatgggtgccgtcagaatgagagtccaaacggctgataaaaacatcacagcacTCCAATCCACCAGTCATCATCGTAATcgatatttattttgaactattTTGTGCTGTTTTGCTTTCAGACGAGATGATTTGTATTTTAGGTTTGATGTTAAAATGTCTTGATGGATTCGTTTCTTTCCTTCGAGatattaactgatggactgcactggattattgtgattcttatcagccgtttggacggcacccattcaccgagCAACTGATGTAATGCTGTGTTTCTCCAAATGTGATGAAgacacaaactcatctgcatcttggatggcctgagggtgattGCATTTTCagcgaattttcatttttggttattttattcctttaaatagGATGCGTTCGAGTGCTAATTAACCAACTCAGCACAGAGCTCTTTTAGCTCAAGCTCATCAATGATTTAATCATCTACGTTAAGtcctttaatatttttcttccttctaaaaaaaacaagtgctttttttaagttttaattatcGCTCCTGCATCTTTTTCCCCTCATCTCTCCCTCGGTATTTTCAAGATAGAAGATGGACTGGTTCAGAAACAAGAATCAATCGTTTCTCGCGCTGTCACTCATGCATCTTGTTTTGAGTAGTCTGGCAAAGGTGATGCTTTTCCTGAGAAACGGTGAGAAGCCAGCAGCCACCTGCGGTTAACCTTCATCTGCGCTGGAATTAACTTCCTGTCAGACCACTGACGTTACAATCTTCTCTTCTGTGACCTCTGGGACATTAAACATACACGTATACATACCCTTTTTCCTTTCTATATAGCATTTCATCTATCTGAAGCATGCTAGCAATGGAATGATACTTACCAGCAACGTCATAGCAACACTCCACAACCTAACAAACACCCAAGtgccctagcaacaccctagcaaccggcCCAAGGACCATAGCAAGCAAATagtaacaccttagcaaccaccacAGGTACTGTAGCAACTGCCCCATGTACAATAACAACTGCATAGaaacactctagcaaccatCCCAGGtaacctagcaaccacataacaacaccttagcaacagaCCCAGGTACTTTAGCAACTACC includes these proteins:
- the LOC122359207 gene encoding nicolin-1-like isoform X2 codes for the protein MKAASCTVKSAVPLQIGDAVSDTSRPGVYITDISLAEPLDIQEISFKNYYTAYLTVRLQRRRDASAEWVTCLRNHCLMSNPHAEAGSHDYFSIHRHQPLKQHRCSRERKKGKPKPSSICISCWSHQTDAVRFKTFKSYVRFR
- the LOC122359207 gene encoding nicolin-1-like isoform X1, which translates into the protein MMKAASCTVKSAVPLQIGDAVSDTSRPGVYITDISLAEPLDIQEISFKNYYTAYLTVRLQRRRDASAEWVTCLRNHCLMSNPHAEAGSHDYFSIHRHQPLKQHRCSRERKKGKPKPSSICISCWSHQTDAVRFKTFKSYVRFR
- the LOC122359207 gene encoding nicolin-1-like isoform X3; translated protein: MMKAASCTVKSAVPLQIGDAVSDTSRPGVYITDISLAEPLDIQEISFKNYYTAYLTVRLQRRRDASAEWVTCLRNHCLMSNPHAEAGSHDYFSIHRHQVGAGDGKSSESMKKGPFLAA